The nucleotide sequence CGAATTCGCCACGAACTCTGGAGGCGAGTTGACCACCACCTTGAAGGTAACGGTGATCGTCTTGAAGGCACCGTCGTTGTCCGTAACCACGACATTATTGAGCGTGACTTCCAGTTCGTCGTTGACCAACACTCCCGAAGGGATTTCATTGGTCAACACCACTTGGCCAAACTCGTTAACCGTAAAGTACGAGTTGGCCGAGAAGTCTTCGTAGGACAGCGTCCCACCGACATCAGGATCGACCAGGCCGATCGTCTTGACTACGCTTCCAACTTCACCTGCCTCGTCGACCGAGTTGTAGCGAACCGACCCCAAGTCGACTGTATTTGCGGCTGGTAGTTCGTTGACGTTGGTGACGTCGACGGTAACCGTGCCGGTGACGGTACGAGCTGGATTGCCGGTGTCGGTCGCCTCGATCATGAGGGTATAGCTCGACAGGGCAGGCGTTTCTTCGTCGAAGCCACCCAACTGATTCACGACGATATTGAAACCACCATTGCCATCGGAAACGATTGCGAAGTAGTTGTTCGGATCGCCACCGACAATCTGGTAGCTCAAGGTTTGACCAGCGTCTTCATCTGCGAAGAAGGCATTCAGATCGGCGTCGGTGCTGCCGTCCGTCGTGACGACATCGCCGACTTGAGCGTCTTCAGGAATCTCGAACGTGCCCGTCAGCGTGGTGGTCGGAGCATCGTTGATATCGTTGATGTTGACCGTCACGATTTGCGTGGCAGTCATAACGGTGCCGGTCTCTGGGCTGACCACCTGGTCGTAGACTTGAATTTCCAGCGTGTAGCTGGTGACGCCACTCTCGTAGTCGAGAATTGAGTTGTCGAGGACCGAGATTTCGCCGGTCGCTGGATCGATAGCGAAGTAGGCCTGGCCGGTACCACCAATGATGGTGTAGTTCAGGCTGGTGTCGTCGGCGTCTTCATCGGTTGCGGTGACGGTACCGAAGACAACGTCGTCCTCAGTGTTTTCGTCCACGGAGAACGAATTGCCACTGGTGATGACTGGGGCTTCGTTCACATCGCCCAAGGTGATGGTGATGTCGAACGTATCGGTCAGCTCGAACCCGGCACCTTCTGGGCCCCCCTGGTCGGTTACGGTAACGGTAACGTCGAAGCTATTGTCGGTTTCGTAGTCGAGGACCGCACCGGCCTTCACGGTGATCACACCGTCGCTGTCGATCTCGAACAGGTTCGCATCGGCACCCGACAGGCTGTAGGCCAGGACCGTATCGGCAGCGTCGACGTCGGTGGCATCGATGTCGACGACCACCGTGCCTGGGGCGCTGCTTTCTGGGATTTCGTATTCGTCGACCGTGTTGCTGATAACGGGAGCTTCGTTCACGTCGGTCACGTTGACCACAACCAACTGGGTAACCGACAGGCTACCATTGCCGGTGCCATTACCATACGAGTCGGTCACGCGGATTTCGAGGTTGAACTGATGGTCGCCGTTGGCTGGGTCCTCGAAGTCGAGGTCGGCGTTCGCAGCGACCGTCACTTCGCCGGTGGTTGGGTTGATGACAAACAGCGAACCGTCGTAGGTGACGCCGTCGATGCTGACAATCTCGAAGGTCAGCGTTTCGTTGCCATCGTCACCATCGGTGGCCGAGACATTCGACAGGGAAGTCCCCTGGGTCGAGTTTTCTTCGACGTACAGGTTCTGATTCGGTGGAATCGTTGGCAGCGTGTTGCGATAGACAACAAACGCTTCGGTCGTCGTGTTGCCGGCGGTGTCGGTCGCACGGAAGACGAACGAGTTGACCCCCAGGTCCAACGTCAGGTTATCGGCGGCCGAGAAGCTGAAGGCACCGGTGCCATCGGCAGTGGTCGAAGCCAGGACATTGCCATCCTGCAAGATTTCGACCAACACGTTTTCTTCGGTCTGACCGCTGAAGGTCGCGATGGCCTGATCGGTCAGGTTATCGTCGATACCCGAATCGTTGGTCAGGTCCAGATTCGAGAACGGGGTCGGATCGAGGTTGTCGATGGTAATCGTCAAGCCGTTCGAAACAACGCTTTCGTTACCAGCCACGTCGGTCGAACGCACGGTGACGATGTAGGTGCCTTGAACGATACCGACCGTTGGGGTCAAAGTGGCGACGCCGGCAGCGTCGGCGACAACGGTGGCACGCAGGATGTTGTCGAAGTAGAAACCGACCGACGCACCAGGTTCGGTGGTAACCGTGATAGTTGGAGTCGAATCGTTGGTGATGTTGTCGGTGTCGCTCGCACCCGAGTCGCTACTGGCGACAAGATCTGGGGCGACAGGCTGGGCTGGTGCCGTGGTATCGAAGTTGAAATCGAGCGAGAACGGGGTGACGCTGACGTTGCCCAGTTCATCTTCGGTGGTGATCAGCAGCGTGAAGGTGCCACCGTCAACAACCGAGCCCGAGGCGAGCAGGGCATCAAGGTCAGCCGTGCTGAGGGTGAACGTGATTTCGCTATCGGTTTGGGTCAGAGCACTGATGGTTGGCGGCGATACGGTGTTGGCCAGATCGATGCTGCCCGAACCACCCTGGATCGATACTACCGCCGATACGATGCGGCTGAAGTCCGTTACGGTACCCGAGATGCCGGTCGTGTCGCTGGTGATGTTATCGGTGGCCGAGGTGCCGGTGTCGACCACAACCGCGGCTTCGACTTCCGGAGCTTCGTTGTCGCCGATCAGGTCAACGATGATAGTTCCGCCACCCTGCATGTTCTTCTGGACGTAGCCGACTTCAAAGCCGTCGACCTTGCCATTCATGTTCGAGTCGAACGCGACGTTGTACTGCGACTCGTTGAAGTTGATGCCGTAGGTGGCCATGAAATAGGCGGCCGTGTTGTGGTTACCAACGCCACGTCCTTGCAGTTCGGCGGCAACTGCTTGCATGTATTCGTATTCGGTGACGGTCGCGATCGAGTCGGTCGAACCGAACAGCATCACTTCGGCGGTGAAACCACCGGTGCCGGACGAACCGCCAACCTGGATGGTGAACTTGTCCCCCGGAGCAACCTCGAACAGCACATAGCTGTCGGTCGTTCCGTTGACGTCTGCCATCGCCGAGATCAGGGGGATGTGATTGGCTGGATTATTGCGATCGGCGTCCTGGATAAAGACGAGCGGCACATCAGGGTTCAGCGAACCGCTGGTGCCGTGGATTCGCAGGGCCACGATACCTGAACCAGAGGTCGGATCGACTTCCAGTTGCAGGTCGCGAGTTCCGCCGACGGTGTCGATGTCCAGATTATCGACGATGTCGAGCGTGTTCGCGGCCAGCAGATCGCGAATCTCTAGCGTCTCAAGATTCATCGCACGCGAGCGACGGAGCGACTTGCGAAGCTTCTTGGAGACCAGGGTATTGTCACGGACAGGAGTAGTATTCTTCATGCTTTGCACCAACGGCCAATCAAAGTTCCCGGGGAATGGTCGGTTTGCAGTCGAGTGGAGATTGTGGATTTACGAAGGCTAGGGAAGAGGAGGAGAGCCTAGCCCTGAGACTCCGTTTTCTGAACAGACAGTCCACCTGGGTTAGAGAGGAAAGCTCGGATCAGGTAGTTCCATTAAAATCAGGGGTTGTATCAAATTCAACGAATTCTTAGACACCTAATTGCCCATTCTCGCCAATTTGCCCTTTTGACGTAGCAATTCTGAGCTAAACGTCAAATTCCTCCTGACTCGCTCCCTCGACAAAAAGCCGGCACAAAACGCAACTCTTTGCGGATAAACCACTTACTAAATACACGCTCTCAACGTGATGCATTAAGTCAACGATCTCGCAAGACAGGCTATTTGGCGACTCTGCTGATTTTAGCAAATATAACCCCGGGCGTTTGCGCTAAACAAGCATCAGGGGAGGACGAACCCTCTAGTTCTGGGGTTTTCATCGGATCGAATATCCGGATGGTGCCAATTTCCCGGCCTACGCAACCGTAAAAGTCGCCTGCCAGCATCGCTTCCAGCAGCGGTTCAAGATAGATAGTTTGCGTCGAGTTTGCGTCCGCGATTTTTGTAAACCAAGTGATATCCGGCACTTCCGTCAAACTTTTGGTGGTCAGCCTACCGAATCCAATACTGACAATGCGTTCGTTCGTTTCCATACGGAAAATGCGACTATCGCCGACGACCGCCGCCATTGGACGACACTAACTGTTGTACTTCACTTTGGCCGCCCGCACGTGCCACCATAAGTACAAGGAATGGGACATATGCTCCGTCGACTGACGACTGCCTCGCTGGCCATCGGTCTCTTGGCAGGACTTACTACGACTTCGCTTCCTGCCCAGGAACTAGTCGGCACTGAAATGACCCAAGCCGGTTGGGAGATCCATCCCACCCACTTCGAGGAAGCTTCGGCCAACGAGATGGCTGCTGCGCAGGCCATTGATATGCAAATGGTCGACTATGCAACCTGCGATACCGGCTGCGAGAACACCTTCTGGAACCGATGCTGCGGGGGCGACTGGTTCCTGGATGGCTGGCTCGACCAGGGTTACACTGCCAACGCCGACCACCCGGCTAACAACTTCAACAGCCCGATGGGCTTCAACGATCGGGCCGATGACTACCAATTGAACCAGCTTTACCTGGCGTTTGGTAAGAACATTGACGAAGACTGCTGTGGCTGGGACTTCGGTTTCCGGACCGACCTGCTGTTCGGTTCCGACTACTTCTTTGTCGAATCGAATGGCCTGGAACGCGAACGCAATGGCGACCGCAAGTGGAACGGTTCTGGTCCACGCCAGGCAGGTACCAGGGCCTTGAACGGTTTGGCGATGCCTCAGCTGTATGCCGAAACGTTCATTCCGGTCGGCTCAGGCTTGAAGGCCAAGTTTGGTCACTTCTACTCGATCCTGGGCTACGAGACGACTCCGGCCCCAGAGAACTTCTTTTACTCGCACTCGTACACGTACGTTTACGGTAACCCTAAGACCCACACCGGTTTCCTGAGCGAGTATAGCCCTACGACCTGCCTGACCCTGCAAGCAGGCATGACCAATGGCTGGGACAACTTCGAGAACATCAACGGAGCATATGGTTTCCTGTTTGGTGCCAACTGGAACAATGGTGTCTCGGGACTTTCGTTCGCCATGCACACCGGCAGCGAAGATCCAACCGGAAAGCAGAACCGTTACAGCCACACGATTCTGTACACCCGCAAACTGAGCAGCCGCTGGAACTTCGCCCTCGAACATGACTTCGGCGTGCAGAACGACGCGTTCCTGACGTCGACCTTCACCGAAGAGGACGCCTTCTACTACAGCTTTGTGAACTATCTGTACTACCAGTGGTCCGACACGCTTTCGTTCGGGGGACGACTCGAATGGTTCCGCGACGAAGACAACTGGCGAATCCTGCAAGTGCCAATCGAAACGGCCTTCACCGGTGGCAATTACTACAACGCCACCCTCGGTGCGAACTGGAAGCCATGCGACCACGTATTGGTCCGACCAGAAGCCCGGTACGATTGGTCCGATTTGAACCCGACCGGCCAGAACGGCGTGTTCAACGACTTCGACAAAGACGACCAGTACACCTTTGCTGTCGACGTGATCCTGTTCTTCTAAGCAACGATCTGTCGAGGGATAATCGAGCCCGACCAGCTACGCTATCAGCTTCGTGCTATCAAACGTGCTGTCGCGACAATCGCGCAAATCCATTTAATTGGTATCAACCGGTCGGGGCCGGGCGACCGATACGAATCATACGATTTGTAGGATCGCCCCCCCAAGGTTTGCGCGGAACCGCAACCGGCAGAAGTACCATGAAGCACAAACTATATCTCCATGTCGTGGCATGGTCGTTCATTCTGGCAAGTTTGCCAGTCGCATCGGCTATTGCGCAGTCCCCTCAGGGAATGCCGGTGCGGCGTGCTGGTTCAGTCGCTGAACCTACCTCGGCACTGATGCCCACCTCAGCCGTAACGCTCGAGCAAGATTATGCCTCGATGCAGGCAGCGATGCCGGCGTGTGGCTGTGGCAGTTCCGACTGTCTCGGCTGCGAATCGGTCTGCAGCGCACCTTGCTGGAACTGGTGTGATCAGTGGTTCTTCAATGGCTGGCTGGAACAAGGTTTCACCGGCAATCCCGATTCCGATGGCGGCCTGCTTGGGCCTGCCGGAACGAATGGTCCGCTGATCTTCAACGACCAGGCCAACGAGTACATGCTGAACCAGCTGTACCTCTCGTTCGGCCGCAGCGTGAATCAAGATAGTTGCGAGTGGGACCTCGGCGGTCGAGTCGATGTTCTGTACGGTACCGACTACTACTTCATCCAAGCGACCGGTCTGGAAACCTACGACAACAACGGACAGAAGTGGAACAGTGGCAACGGGCCTCGTAATGCTGGCACGGCTGGCTTGTACGGGCTCGCTCTTCCGCAGTTCTATCTGGAAGCCAACGTTCCTTGGGGCAACGGCCTGAACGTCAAGGCAGGGCACTTCTATACCATCATGGGCTACGAGTCGGTGATGGCTCCGGAAAACTTCTTCTATTCGCACTCGTACATGATGCAGTACGGCGAGCCGTTCACGCATACCGGCGTGCTGGCTTCCTATCCGACTTCGTCTTGCATTACCTGGTACGGTGGGGTGACCCGCGGCTGGAACACGTTCGATCAGCCGAACGGTCAAGTCGGATTTCTCGGTGGTTTCCGCTGGGTTAGCCCTCACGAAGCAACCAAGTTGAACTTCACGCTGCAGACCGGTAGCGAAGACCCAACTGGCGAGAACAATCGCACGACCTACAGCCTGGTGTTTCAGCAGCGAATCAACCAGTGCTGGACCTACGTCATGGAACACAACCTGGGCGTCGAACAGAATGCCCGGCTCACCACCTCGAATACCTTGGCTCAGGCCACCTGGTACGGGATCAGCAATTACCTGTATTACACGGTCGATCCGTGCACGGACCTGGGAGTTCGCTTCGAGTGGTTCAACGATCCCGACAACGCTCGTGTGTTCGCATTGCCGAACGACAACATCACGACCGGTGGCAATTACTTTGAGCTGACGCTTGGTGCCAACTACCATCCCACTTCTTGGTTCATCCTGCGACCAGAAGTTCGCTGGGACTGGAGCGACGTCCAAGCCCCGGGGATCAGCGGTGTCTATAACAACGGCACGTCGGACAATCAGTTCACGATTGGCTTCGACCTGATCACCGTCTTTTAGAAAACGATCGTAAGAATCCGAGGACGCGAACTAGTCGTCCTCGGAGAAGAATTGATCGACCGCTGCGATATAGAAGGTCTCGTCCAGCGGATCGCTTTGCAAATCGAGTAGACGCTCGCCTGGCAAGATCACGCTGCTCATCAGTCCTTCATCGCTATGAGCAAGCCCAGCGATGTGGCCAAGTTCGTGCATCAGCACCGAAACCAGGTCGATCTTACTCGCTGCGGCGGAAGCGATCAGGCGATTGCTTTCCGAGTCGTATTGGAACTCGGACGAATCTTGTGGCGTTGGATCGACGAACCAGCCCCAGCCGGCAGCATTGTGATCGAGATAGATCGTGTTGCCGACCGTCTTGGCCAGTTGACTGCCATCCAGGTCGACAATCTGAATTGTCACGACCTGGGCGTCGCTGGTCAGCGAAGGCGAAACCACGCTGTTCGGCAGGTTGCCGGTGACTTGTTCGACGACCGACTGCGTCAGCGACTGGGTGACGGGGACGGCGGCCTGAATCGGAGCCAGGATCAAGTTCGAACTTACGGCATCGAAAACCGCCGACACCATCTGGAAGGTGTTGTTCAGGCTATCGAAACGCGAACCCATTGCCTGTAGAAACAGCGTGTAGTCGTCCGAACTGGCCGTGGCCGAGAGGTCGAAGTCGACGAAAGCGGAAGCGTTCTCGTTGCCGTAGCTTTGCCAATAGGTACTGAAGTCGGTCAGACCAACTTTACCATCGTCGTCCAGATCATAGATCATTGGGACCAGCTTGGTCGCGACATCGGTATCGAACGAAGGAGTTGCGACGCTTCCCACCCCATCCACCGTCAGCGAGACATTCGTCATCGACGTGAGGAAGTGGTCGAAGCCAACGCCGAGCGATTCACCTACCGAGGCAACGTCGATCCCGTTGGCAACCGGTACAAACTTAATTCGACCAAGCAGCACACGTCCACCGACACCAAAGTCGTCGATCGACGACGTTGCGTCGAGGCGAACGTACCCGAGGTTGTTGCTCAGCGTCGTCGCGCCACTATTCTGGAAGCCTTCGCCGATGATCAACGTGCTCGCGCGGTAGACCGTTGGATCGAAGTTCAACTGGGCCGATGCGGCGGTAATGCCATTGCCACCGGTACCATCCGGAGTCACCCAGACTTCCAGCCAGAACGAATCCCATTCGCCAATCACTGCATCGCTTTGCGGCAGGCTATCGACGAAGCCATCAACCTCGGTTTCGGTAGGCGAAGTAACTGCGGAGATCGAGAAGTTCGAGACTTCTCGCACGTCGACCGTCACTGTAGCCGTCGAAGTGAACTCGCCGTCGTGGATGGTGTAAGTGAAGGTGTCGGTGCCGGTGAAACCATTTGCCGGAATGTACTGCACCTGATCGCCCGAAACGGAAACTGTTCCGCCAGCATTCGTGCTCAACGAAGGGAGCGAGATGATCAACGCATCGTTTTGCTCGTTGACCGCGCCACGATCGTCATTCTTCAAAACGGGCAGCAGTGTTGCCCCCAGCGGATCGGCATAGAAGAAGTCGGCATACGCCTTCCCTTCGTCGTTCACCGGTGCCACGATCAAGCTGACCGTCGCCGGCGAACCATAAAGGCCCAGCGTGTTCATGACTCGATACTGGAACGTGACCGTGCCGTTGAAATCTTTGGCTGGCGTAAAGGTGAAGTCGCCGGTCTCGCGATCGATGGTCAGTTCGCCATTAGCTGGCTGCGACAAAACCTGCACGCTGGAAGGGACGAGCGTTCCAGTGCCACCAGTGTCGTTCGACAGCGGATTGAACGTGATCGGCTGATCTTCAGTCGCGTTGATGGTGTCGTTGTTCAGCACCGGGTTGTTACCGACATAGACCATGATCTGTTGGTAATCGAGGATGCTGGTCGTCGGCGATTCGACTTCATCGGAAACAGCGACGTAGATCGAGTAGGTCCCCGGAGCGAGCGAAACGCTGGTGTTGATCTGCAGCACGCCGGTCGTTGGATTGACCGAGAACGTCAAACCGGTTGGGGGCGTACTAGCCGTGTAGAAGGTGACCGGGTCGCCATCGACACTGTTGGCGGTCATCTGGTAAGTGTAGCTTCCGCCTGGGTTCAACGTGACGTCTGGAATCACATCGAGGAAGGCGTTGTAGTTCTGCGTATCGGTGACCGCACTCACCTGGAAGGTTCGCGTCAGCGTGTAGCCATGTCCATCCGAAACGGTCACGGTCACGGTACCAGAAGCCAGCGCTTCCGGAATCTTCAGACGCAGGACGCCGTTTTCGGTATCGGTAAAGATCTCGACCTTTTCGAGTGCCACATCATAGGTGGGACGATAACCGTTTGCCGATGTCGAAGGAGTCCCGCTGATCGCCTGGCGAGCTGCTTCCCCTTCGGTTAGAAAACCGAACACCGAGTGATTGAAGTCGAGGTGGCTCTGGTCACCTTCGGTGATGAAGAATTGCGAGTTGTTCGAATCGTCGTAGTTTGGCTTGGCGAACGAGAGCATCCCGGTGGTGTTGTGCCGCAAGTCAGGATCGAACACGTCGTCGAACTCTGGCAAGTCGGAGCCGCCAGAGCCATCGGGGTTGCTGCCCGCATCACCACCCTGGATGACGAAGCCGTCGATAATTCGGTGGAAGATCGTTCCATCGTAGAAGCCTGACTCGGCCAACTGAATCACCCGCGAAGTCGCCAGGTTGGCCTCATCTTCAAACAGGTAGAACTCCATCGGACCAAAGCGATTGGTCGTAATTCGCATACTGCGATTACCAGTCAGCACTTGAGCCTGAATGTCGCCTGACGAGGTCGAGACGGTGTAGGTCAGGTCGTAACCTTGCGGCGAGTAGCCATCGAGCGCGATGTGGTACGACTGGCCAGCCTTCAGATTCAACTGGTCTGGAATTTCGGCGAAGTAAAGAGGCTCGGCTTGTGGAATCGTCACACCGGATCGCTCGATGATGACATCGAGATCTTGCGTGTCGATCAGCCGGGTTCCGTCCGGGAAGATCCAGGTCGGATAGGCGGTGATATTGTAAATGATCCCAGCGGTCGATTGTCCATGCGCAGGTGTCGAGGCTTCAACGTAAGGCAGGTAGGCGGCGCCGTCGCCAAACATCTCTTTCTGGTTGGCACATTTGGGACACCAACTGGCACCAAAGAACAGCGTGCCGGTTTCGGCGATTGCCTTGGCCAAGGCGATCATGTCGACATTTTCATAAGTCACGTTGCCGACCGTGATCGATTCGCCTTCCAGCGTTGCGGCCTCGCTCGCCGCTGCCGCATCGAGCATCTGACGGGCTTCTAACTGCTGGCCGTAGTACTTTCGATCGGCCCGTTTACGGCGGGCCAGGGCAGGGCGCAGGGCGAGTCTTTTGGCCACGAAGCGAGAGAGAGCTACGGCGAAAAGCAGTAGCCCCAAGACAATCATCGTGGCAGTAGCGACAGGGAGCAAAGCGTCGGTCATAAATCAGAATCGCTGTCGATGCGAAGCAGGGAATATGTCGGCCTGGCGAGCCTTAACCCGGCCAGTAGTAGTGATATATGGCAGTTCAACCAGGAACTTCCATGGTAGTTACGCCCCAGGAAGATACCAATCAATTTGGTGCACATTCCCCAGGGACAGACCTTCCCGCGAAGGATTTTGACGCACCAGCTTCCGATTCCGTTCCAGCTTGCGCAAAAAAAACGCGGAACCTGTTTCCAGATCCCGCGTTAGCAGTTCGTGTGACCGCGTTTCAACTAGCTTCCGGCAGGACGCTGGGCCGAAGGGATGACACGCTTTTGGATGTCCGTTTCCAGGTTGCCGAAGGCTGCTTCATGACGTTGAACGGCCATGTGCAGGGCACCCAGCATACGCTTGGCGGTATAGTAGTTCAGAATGATTCGCTGCGAGACTTTGATCTTCTCTTGCGACTGGGCCATCGGCTGAGTATTCAGACCGAAGTCAATGATCAACTCTTCTGGGGTACCGGTCACGCGACAGAAGTTGGCGTAACACGCAATGGCATCCGATTCATCGAGTTCGACCTGCTTCGGAGCAGTTGGTTGAGTAGGTTCAGGGGCATCCGACATGAACAATGTCTCCTAGAGATTGAAAAGTTACCTTGACGGTATTGGGCTAGTTTAGTCAGGGCCCCCGTCCATGAAGCTGTGCAAATGATAGTTTGGCACATCATCTGTGGGCATCAACCGGCCCTAATCGACAGAATCGAAACAACCGGACGAATCTTCGCAACAATGCGCAAGATGGCGACTACAGGTAGAAGTGGAACGTTCGCGAGATGTATCGCCAGGCACGAATCCCCAGCGGTTCCCACTGAACCCACACCTTCGCCCGACCTCGCATCCCCAGCTTCAAGCCTTGCTCTCCTTCGGCCAATGGAACCTGGGCAGGGAAGGTGGCGTTCTGCGGACGAAGCCGACCGGTCTCTTGATCCGAGATCGCAGGCAGGTCCCCCCCTTGCTGCGTGCTGAGAGCTGGTGGAATGAATTCCACTTCTTTGCTACCCATCACGGCGATGCGTCCCTGAAAGGTTCGCCCTGGGAAGGCATCCAGCTTGATCTCGACCTCTTGATCGAGGTTGACCAGTTCGATGTGATCCTGATCGATGTACAGCACTACTTCCATCTCGTCCGCGTTGCCGATCTGGCAGATCACGTCGCTGCTCGAAAGGTGAGCGCCTTGATTCTTGGTTTCAAAGATCGAGCCCGACCATTCGCCCAGGCGGCCGTCGTTTCCACCATGTGCCGACTTGTCGGGAACCGGAAACACAGTGCCCTCGATTGGGGCAGGCACGTCGATCAAGGCAACCTGTTGGCGTTTCTTTTCCAATTGCTGCTGAACCGACTTCAACTGCTGAATGACTTCGACGTAGGCCTGTTCGACTTCCGAACTTTCCGTTGCTCGTAGTCGCTGGCCGTTGAGCGCCTCGGACATATAGGCAAGGCGTTCCCCTTCATGCTCGAGTTCGGTCAGTTCCAACAACAGATCGATGTTGGTTACGCGAGCCAGCTTGGTTTCTTTGGTGACATACTGACCTGGCTGGACCAGCATCTCTTCCAGTTCGCCAGGCACAACAACGAAAACACTTTCGGCGTTGCGAGGTTG is from Bremerella sp. JC817 and encodes:
- a CDS encoding peptidylprolyl isomerase, whose translation is MTDALLPVATATMIVLGLLLFAVALSRFVAKRLALRPALARRKRADRKYYGQQLEARQMLDAAAASEAATLEGESITVGNVTYENVDMIALAKAIAETGTLFFGASWCPKCANQKEMFGDGAAYLPYVEASTPAHGQSTAGIIYNITAYPTWIFPDGTRLIDTQDLDVIIERSGVTIPQAEPLYFAEIPDQLNLKAGQSYHIALDGYSPQGYDLTYTVSTSSGDIQAQVLTGNRSMRITTNRFGPMEFYLFEDEANLATSRVIQLAESGFYDGTIFHRIIDGFVIQGGDAGSNPDGSGGSDLPEFDDVFDPDLRHNTTGMLSFAKPNYDDSNNSQFFITEGDQSHLDFNHSVFGFLTEGEAARQAISGTPSTSANGYRPTYDVALEKVEIFTDTENGVLRLKIPEALASGTVTVTVSDGHGYTLTRTFQVSAVTDTQNYNAFLDVIPDVTLNPGGSYTYQMTANSVDGDPVTFYTASTPPTGLTFSVNPTTGVLQINTSVSLAPGTYSIYVAVSDEVESPTTSILDYQQIMVYVGNNPVLNNDTINATEDQPITFNPLSNDTGGTGTLVPSSVQVLSQPANGELTIDRETGDFTFTPAKDFNGTVTFQYRVMNTLGLYGSPATVSLIVAPVNDEGKAYADFFYADPLGATLLPVLKNDDRGAVNEQNDALIISLPSLSTNAGGTVSVSGDQVQYIPANGFTGTDTFTYTIHDGEFTSTATVTVDVREVSNFSISAVTSPTETEVDGFVDSLPQSDAVIGEWDSFWLEVWVTPDGTGGNGITAASAQLNFDPTVYRASTLIIGEGFQNSGATTLSNNLGYVRLDATSSIDDFGVGGRVLLGRIKFVPVANGIDVASVGESLGVGFDHFLTSMTNVSLTVDGVGSVATPSFDTDVATKLVPMIYDLDDDGKVGLTDFSTYWQSYGNENASAFVDFDLSATASSDDYTLFLQAMGSRFDSLNNTFQMVSAVFDAVSSNLILAPIQAAVPVTQSLTQSVVEQVTGNLPNSVVSPSLTSDAQVVTIQIVDLDGSQLAKTVGNTIYLDHNAAGWGWFVDPTPQDSSEFQYDSESNRLIASAAASKIDLVSVLMHELGHIAGLAHSDEGLMSSVILPGERLLDLQSDPLDETFYIAAVDQFFSEDD
- a CDS encoding outer membrane beta-barrel protein gives rise to the protein MLRRLTTASLAIGLLAGLTTTSLPAQELVGTEMTQAGWEIHPTHFEEASANEMAAAQAIDMQMVDYATCDTGCENTFWNRCCGGDWFLDGWLDQGYTANADHPANNFNSPMGFNDRADDYQLNQLYLAFGKNIDEDCCGWDFGFRTDLLFGSDYFFVESNGLERERNGDRKWNGSGPRQAGTRALNGLAMPQLYAETFIPVGSGLKAKFGHFYSILGYETTPAPENFFYSHSYTYVYGNPKTHTGFLSEYSPTTCLTLQAGMTNGWDNFENINGAYGFLFGANWNNGVSGLSFAMHTGSEDPTGKQNRYSHTILYTRKLSSRWNFALEHDFGVQNDAFLTSTFTEEDAFYYSFVNYLYYQWSDTLSFGGRLEWFRDEDNWRILQVPIETAFTGGNYYNATLGANWKPCDHVLVRPEARYDWSDLNPTGQNGVFNDFDKDDQYTFAVDVILFF
- a CDS encoding DUF3467 domain-containing protein: MSDAPEPTQPTAPKQVELDESDAIACYANFCRVTGTPEELIIDFGLNTQPMAQSQEKIKVSQRIILNYYTAKRMLGALHMAVQRHEAAFGNLETDIQKRVIPSAQRPAGS
- a CDS encoding porin; the encoded protein is MKHKLYLHVVAWSFILASLPVASAIAQSPQGMPVRRAGSVAEPTSALMPTSAVTLEQDYASMQAAMPACGCGSSDCLGCESVCSAPCWNWCDQWFFNGWLEQGFTGNPDSDGGLLGPAGTNGPLIFNDQANEYMLNQLYLSFGRSVNQDSCEWDLGGRVDVLYGTDYYFIQATGLETYDNNGQKWNSGNGPRNAGTAGLYGLALPQFYLEANVPWGNGLNVKAGHFYTIMGYESVMAPENFFYSHSYMMQYGEPFTHTGVLASYPTSSCITWYGGVTRGWNTFDQPNGQVGFLGGFRWVSPHEATKLNFTLQTGSEDPTGENNRTTYSLVFQQRINQCWTYVMEHNLGVEQNARLTTSNTLAQATWYGISNYLYYTVDPCTDLGVRFEWFNDPDNARVFALPNDNITTGGNYFELTLGANYHPTSWFILRPEVRWDWSDVQAPGISGVYNNGTSDNQFTIGFDLITVF